The proteins below are encoded in one region of Xenopus laevis strain J_2021 chromosome 8L, Xenopus_laevis_v10.1, whole genome shotgun sequence:
- the p2ry4.L gene encoding P2Y purinoceptor 4 isoform X1 → MTEDIMATSYPTFLTTPYLPMNLLMNLTNDTEDICVFDEGFKFLLLPVSYSAVFMVGLPLNIAAMWIFIAKMRPWNPTTVYMFNLALSDTLYVLSLPTLVYYYADKNNWPFGEVLCKLVRFLFYANLYSSILFLTCISVHRYRGVCHPITSLRRMNAKHAYVICALVWLSVTLCLVPNLIFVTVSPKVKNTICHDTTRPEDFARYVEYSTAIMCLLFGIPCLIIAGCYGLMTRELMKPIVSGNQQTLPSYKKRSIKTIIFVMIAFAICFMPFHITRTLYYYARLLGIKCYALNVINVTYKVTRPLASANSCIDPILYFLANDRYRRRLIRTVRRRSSVPNRRCMHTNHPQTEPHMTAGPLPVISAEEIPSNGSMVRDENGEGSREHRVEWTDTKEINQMMNRRSTIKRNSTDKNDMKENRHGENYLPYVEVVEKEDYETKQENRKTTEQSSKTNAEQDELQTQIDSRLKRGKWQLSSKKGAAQENEKGHMEPSFEGEGTSTWNLLTPKMYGKKDRLAKNVEEVGYGKEKELQNFPKA, encoded by the coding sequence aTGACTGAGGACATCATGGCCACTTCCTACCCTACTTTCCTTACAACCCCCTACCTGCCGATGAATTTGTTGATGAATTTAACCAATGACACCGAGGACATTTGTGTTTTTGACGAGGGATTTAAGTTTTTGCTGCTGCCGgtctcctacagtgcagtgtttaTGGTGGGCCTGCCTCTGAACATAGCCGCTATGTGGATATTCATTGCCAAAATGCGCCCATGGAACCCTACAACAGTTTATATGTTTAACCTTGCACTGTCGGACACATTGTACGTTCTGTCTCTGCCCACGTTGGTCTATTACTATGCTGACAAAAACAACTGGCCCTTTGGGGAAGTTCTTTGCAAGCTTGTGAGATTCCTCTTTTATGCCAATCTCTATTCCAGCATTCTGTTCCTCACCTGCATCAGTGTGCACCGATACCGGGGAGTGTGCCACCCTATAACCTCTCTGAGGCGTATGAACGCTAAACACGCCTATGTGATCTGTGCTTTGGTATGGCTATCCGTAACACTCTGCCTTGTCCCCAATTTAATATTTGTCACAGTCAGCCCAAAGGTCAAAAACACCATTTGCCATGATACCACGCGACCTGAGGATTTTGCCAGATATGTGGAGTACAGTACTGCCATCATGTGCCTACTCTTTGGGATCCCATGTCTCATAATTGCAGGCTGCTATGGACTCATGACAAGGGAACTGATGAAACCAATAGTCAGTGGGAACCAGCAGACTCTGCCATCGTACAAAAAGAGATCCATTAAGACCATTATTTTTGTTATGATTGCATTTGCTATTTGCTTTATGCCTTTTCACATCACTCGCACCCTATATTATTATGCCCGGTTGCTTGGGATCAAATGTTATGCACTCAATGTGATTAACGTCACATACAAGGTGACTCGTCCTTTGGCCAGTGCCAACAGCTGCATTGACCCCATACTCTACTTTCTGGCCAATGACAGGTATAGACGTAGGCTGATAAGGACAGTGAGAAGAAGAAGCTCAGTTCCGAACAGGAGGTGTATGCATACTAACCACCCACAGACTGAGCCACATATGACAGCAGGACCTTTACCTGTGATTTCTGCTGAGGAGATACCTAGCAATGGCAGCATGGTGAGAGATGAGAATGGAGAAGGTAGTAGAGAGCACAGGGTTGAATGGACAGACACCAAAGAGATAAATCAAATGATGAATCGTCGCAGCACGATCAAGAGAAATTCTACAGACAAAAACGATATGAAAGAAAACAGACACGGGGAGAACTATCTTCCCTACGTAGAGGTAGTTGAGAAGGAAGATTATGAGACAAAACAAGAGAACAGAAAAACAACGGAACAGAGCAGTAAAACCAACGCTGAACAGGATGAGCTTCAGACACAAATTGACAGTAGATTAAAAAGAGGAAAATGGCAACTGAGTTCAAAGAAGGGTGCAGCACAGGAGAATGAAAAAGGCCACATGGAACCCTCGTTTGAAGGAGAGGGGACCTCTACCTGGAATCTCCTGACACCTAAAATGTATGGCAAGAAGGACAGGTTGGCCAAGAATGTAGAAGAAGTGGGTTATGGAAAAGAAAAGGAGCTGCAGAACTTCCCAAAGGCATAA